The genome window CAAAAAAGTCTGTCTCACCTTTCAAATGCCTTTCTAATTGCTTTCCGACGTTGAGTACATCATCAGGGTGACAATGCTCCTTCCAGGTGTCCATTGTCATCGGCAATAGCTCAGTTAAATCATAGCCTATCATTTCTGCCCAATTCTGGTTATAGACAGCCTCTCCCGTTTCGATATTCCACTGCCAGCTCCCCAATTTCGCACTCGATAGCACTGTTTCCAATCGTTCGGCTTCTTGACGTAACTGTGTATGTGCCTCTTGTCCAACGGTCTTATCGACTATAAAACCAATGATTTTTGATGGATTATCAATCGCGTCACGCTCCACATAAAAACTGCCGTGCAGATAACGTATGCCATGTTGAGTAAAAATGCGAAATGTCAGCTCAAAACGCTCCTCAAATTGGGATGCTTGTTCCAAGTCCATAGATATGCGGTCACGATCCAATTCATGAACCATTAGCAACCATTGCTTGTATGAGCCATCAAATGTGTTGTTTTTGATTTCATAAATGGAGAGTAGCTGCTGATCCATATAAACTTTGTCTGAATAAAGGTCCCACTCCATGACGCCTATCTTGGCGATATGTGTGGCCATGAGTAGCCGCTGTTCTGATAGGTTACGGCTGGCATGAGCTTCTGAGGCTTGTTTTGTCGCCCCAGCCCCTTGCCTTGCCAAAAATGAAATGAAACTAAATATAGCTACACCAACAAGCGTACAGATGATGGCTATCAACACAGGTTGATAGCGTTCTGATAAGGTCGTGAAATCATCATGACTATAAACAAACAAGCGCCAGTTTCTCTCTCCAATATTCAGCTCAAACATGTGTGAGAACGCTTTTTCATTTTCTTTTTCATGATAAAAAGCGTGTTCAGTGTCAGCATTTTTGTATAACAACGTGTATGCGTCATCACTGAAATCATAAATCTCAAAATTTAACGTTTGTTGTCCTCGGCCTAAAATACCCTGCATGAAATCCTTCATCCTGAACGCGGCATAAACAAAGCCCTGGATTGCATCTCTACGTTCAACAACAGAACCGGTGGCCTTATTATGTTGATACACAGGCACATACATTAAGAACCCATGCTGCTTTTCTTCATTTGTCTCCTGTTCAAGGATAACCGGGCCAGTCGCTACTGCTTGTTTAGTATCTCTGGCTAAAATCATCGCCTGCCTTCGAACAGGCTCTGAAAACATATCAAACCCAAAAGCACGTTGGTTACGCCAATCAAAAGGTTCTATGAACACAATCGAACTATACTGTTCGCGTTTACCTGTGGGCTCGAGAGTGTAATCAGGAAACCCTTCTTCCCGGATGGATTGGATATGTTTAGTAAGGGATTGAGAAGGAATCATCTCGGCGTAACCAATCGCCTGTATGCCAGGAAAGTCTCTCTGCAATTGAATCGTATCGACAAAATGACGCCAATCTGTGCGGGTCACTTGAGTACTGGCATCAAATAATCCTTTGCCACTACGAAGTGCCAACTCATAATCACGCATCCGTTCCGATATGGCCTGAGCAACGTAACTAGCTTCATAATTAAACCGCTGATTCACCTTGTTATGAACAGTAGTGAATAACAGATAACACAGCCATGTACTGATCAACAGCCATAGTGATAGTGCCAGCCATGCTGATGGTGGATGCTTTTTGATGTGCCTGGAAAAAAACGTTTCCATTACTTTTAAGTTACCACCCAATAAAGAGATAAGTCATATCTACAAATAGCCGTTTTACTCAGTATGACGATGAGTTGATGATGAAGCTAGCTACCCAAACTAAGAGCACTTTTTTTTACAGAAAAATCCTTCTGCAAAAATGACATCGATCATTTCATCATTTTGTCACAATAAAACGGCATAAACTATCAGTGACCAGCAGGGATTCGTGTTTTCTGAGATAGGTCGAGATCAGTTGTTGAGGCTTCTTATCTTGACAGGCAAAAATATTTTTGACACGGCTCTGTATTGTCTATACATTGAACATAGCTTGAAAGTTGATCTGAATATTTATTTTTCATTTCGAAGCATTACCATCAGTAGCTCGTCCTGTTTGTTAATAAGTACTCTGCACACTTCCAGCTATACCAAAAAGTCTCAATTTGGGACTTCAATTATTTATTAAGAAATTAGGATTATTTATGTCTACAACTACTGGTACTGTTAAATGGTTTAACGAAGCTAAAGGTTTTGGTTTTATTGAACAAGAGTCTGGCCCAGACGTTTTTGCTCACTTCAGCCAAATCAAAGGTGACGGTTTCAGAACCCTGAATGAAGGTCAACGTGTTGAGTTCACAGTAACTCAAGGTGCTAAAGGCCCTCAAGCAGAAAACATTACTGCTCTGTAAGACATTATTTTTACAGAAAAGAAAAAAAGCCCCGTTATTCGGGGCTTTTTTTTGCCTGCTGTTCTACTCCACAACCTGTTTGGCAAAATGTTTATATTCACGACCAATCTGTTGGGCTCGGCTATCAGGAAATACATGGGGCTCGCCCAGCTCTAACGCCTTAATAATGGCCTGTGCGACAACACTGGGGGTTCTGCGTCACTCACCCCTATCGATTTCGCCATATCCGTATCGACAGGTCCCGGATGAACACTCAAAACAACCGTTCCTTGCTGACCCAGCTCGTGCCTGATGGCTTGAGTTAGAGAGTATGCGGCGGCTTTAGATGCCGCGTATGTCGCAAAAGCTGGCACACATCTTAGTGATGCAATTGAGTTCAGTTGAACAAATGCACCACCACCGTTGTTCTTTAATAACGGAGCAAATGCTTGTGCCATTCTCAACAAGCCAAATACATTGATATCAAATTCATTCTGTAAGGACTCAATGGCGGCCGAGTCTAAAATAGCGGCTTTATTTAAAATACCTGCATTATTGATAACAACATCCACATCCTGTGCGTTTGCCGCTGCAGCATAAATGGAGTTAGGTTGATTAAGATCGAGAAATATAGGTGTGACGCGATCAGCATAACGCATTTCAAAATCATCTACCGAACTCAAATCTCTTACCGCAAGGTAGACTTTTTCAACACCATAATCGAGTAGTGTCTCTGCGATAACTCTACCTATCCCTCTATTAGCGCCAGTGATAAACACAACACGATGTTTTAAACCAAATCCTGCGTTCATTTTTTATCCCTGTTAATGGTTTCCACTTGCTGACTGACGGAATCCAATAAAGTTCAGGGTTTAAATAGTTGCCATATGAAAATCAGTCAAATACATTGTGTCCGAGATAAATAGAAAGGTACCCCATGGATATCGAACACTACCAAAGTCTGATCGAACAATTTCTGAGTCAATTAATGCATTGGTTAAGTAGTCCAAAATTTTATTCACAAATTGGATTAATCATACTGGCTCTGCTCATTGGCTTGTCAGTGAATCGTTTCCTTCGCAATCTGTCCCCTCTTCTCAGAGAAAGACCAACGGAAGGGCCTATTCTTCAAATTCGTCAAGGTATATTCAGACTGAGAGAACTTATTCTGCCACTTATGCTGGTGTTATCTATGTCTGTAGCCGCTGACATCAGCCAAGCTGTGATTGGTCAAGCCTGGCTGGTTAAACTCAGCTTAAGCCTTGCCGTCATTTTTATGCTTTACACCATTATCACCCGGTTCGTTGAGAAACAGCTTTTTAGAAAACTCGCTTTATGGTTCATTTTGCCTATTGCTGTTTTGCACGTATTTGGCTGGCTAGATGAAGTTGTCGCTTACCTTGAAACAATCTCACTGCAGATCGGCAACTTTAAAATCTCTGCTTATGGAGTAGCCAGAGTTCTCATCTTTGGTTCGGTTTTATTTTGGTTAGGTCGACTTTCCAACAGTGCCGGTCAGCAAATCATTCGGAATCAGCATGATCTGGATATTGGTACAAGGGAGGTGTTTGCGAAGTTATTTCAAGTAGGACTCTTCTTTGTCGTCTTTCTACTGTTACTTCAAATCATGGGCATTAATTTGACCGCATTGGCCGTGTTCGGCGGTGCGCTTGGTGTTGGTCTAGGGTTTGGACTTCAGGCCATCGCATCCAATTTTATCTCCGGTATCATTCTTCTATTGGACCGCTCTCTGAGCGTGGGTGACTTTGTTGAGATGGAAGATGGTCGCTGTGGCACCATACGTGAACTCAATATGCGTTCAACGACCTTAGAAACCTATGACGGCAAAGACATCATGGTGCCCAACGAACAATTTATTACGACCAGCTTCACCAATTGGACACACAAAAATACCAAACAACGCTACTCATTGGAGTTTCAGGTTGCCTATAAAACAGATTTACACCAGCTCTTTGAACTGGTTCGAGAAACAGTGGGAAGTCATCCACAAGTGATGAGTGGTGAGGATATACCTATTGAAGAAAGACCAGATGCCGAAATAAAAGGCTTTGCTGACTCTGGCATAGATATTCTGGTCGAATTCTGGATGCAAGGCATTGATGATGGTCCCAACAGGGTTGGTGCTGACCTACTGTTGATGATTTGGGATATTCTGAAACAAAACGATATCGAAATTCCCTTCCCACAACGAGAAGTTAAAATTATTAATCAATAATTGCCAGGATATCCTTAACATTAAAATGCTTGTGCGCAAGCATTTTAATGTTATTATTTAGTCACTTGGTCAATACCAGTCTCACTTTATTATTGGGAGTTTTTTATGAAATATACACCGTTCATTGCTCCCATTCTTGTCACCGCCGTTATCGCTCTAAATCAGACTTTTGCTTGTGATAGCCAGTCATCCTGTAAAAGTAATGCAAAAACATCGTCCCCTGCTCAAAGACTGGCAGAAAGTTGCTATCGACAATGGTTAACTCTCGACTGGACACTGGCAAATGCAGAAATGCTAGCAAGGGACAATCTCGCTTTTAATGAGGGTGTGAGAAATATCTGTCAGGCTAGGGCTGAACTCTTCTTTGAAGGGTATGAAATAAAGCCCTTTATCGCAGATGATTCACAGCAAGAAGTCTTTCCACTGGTTTTTCGTCCAAATGTCGATACAATAAAATCACAAATTCGTCTCAATTTACCGAAACTCAGACTGATATAATGAGTCTGAGATATGGTATATCTTTTTTTATCCAAAAAATTGTCATTTCATATAAACAACTGAGAATAAATCCGATTTGCGTTGCTTTGATTACTCTCTATAATGAGCAATCTTGAGTTGTTATAGACTTAAGCGAATCAATCAACGGCTACTAAGCCTTATTGCATCGTGGCAATGTTAATAAGCAAATTTTTTAAGGAATCAACGCATGTCAAACTTTGATAACTTGAGACTCGATAATCAACTGTGCTTTGCTTTATATAGTGCTACGAACAGCATCACACGATTTTATCGCAGTCTGTTAAATGAATATGATCTCACCTACCCCCAATATCTGGTTTTAGTTGTTTTGTGGGAAAAAGATGGTGTCGCCATTAAAGATGTGATGAAACAACTGAAGTTAGACTCAGGTACATTATCTCCCATCATTAAACGGCTTCAGGCTGCTGAGCTGGTTGAGAAAGTTCGCACAGATGAAGATGAAAGGGTTGTTCGACTTTTCTTAACGAACAAAGCGAGACAATTGGAGCCCCATATCGCTGAAGTTCAAAATAAAGTGGCATGTAAAACTAATTTGTCATCAACAGAGTTTTTTGACTTATTAAGCACCCTGAATCAACTCACCAATGATCTCAATCAACGTGAAGAAACTACTGAGAAAATGACCTAAAACTTTATTTGATATACATGGACAGTGAATTTGAATAAAAGCCACAGCGTTAATAAAGGAATAAATAACATTAATAAAACAAACTCAGCAAGCAGATAGACAGCTGCTTTAACTGCACGATCTGCCTGCTCCCTGACTTGCTGAAGTTTTGCTTCTATATCTAACTGGCCTTTCAGACTGTTAAACCAGCCTTTTGATTTTTTCTGTTGTTGCTCACTCAATGTTTCCACTTCATTCTGGGTCTGTTCCAAGACAATAACAGCTTCTTCCCTCTGAGATGCCAATAACTCATGCACCGTTGCACTAGCCATCACTGATACAGGTATCAATAACCTGAGAATAGATAAAAACAATACTGTTTTAAGAAAAACAGGTGTGTGTTGCTGTGATGTTTTAGCTAAAAAATAACTCGCCGCCGCTATCAGTGCTAATGTTGC of Methylophaga marina contains these proteins:
- a CDS encoding CHASE domain-containing protein, producing METFFSRHIKKHPPSAWLALSLWLLISTWLCYLLFTTVHNKVNQRFNYEASYVAQAISERMRDYELALRSGKGLFDASTQVTRTDWRHFVDTIQLQRDFPGIQAIGYAEMIPSQSLTKHIQSIREEGFPDYTLEPTGKREQYSSIVFIEPFDWRNQRAFGFDMFSEPVRRQAMILARDTKQAVATGPVILEQETNEEKQHGFLMYVPVYQHNKATGSVVERRDAIQGFVYAAFRMKDFMQGILGRGQQTLNFEIYDFSDDAYTLLYKNADTEHAFYHEKENEKAFSHMFELNIGERNWRLFVYSHDDFTTLSERYQPVLIAIICTLVGVAIFSFISFLARQGAGATKQASEAHASRNLSEQRLLMATHIAKIGVMEWDLYSDKVYMDQQLLSIYEIKNNTFDGSYKQWLLMVHELDRDRISMDLEQASQFEERFELTFRIFTQHGIRYLHGSFYVERDAIDNPSKIIGFIVDKTVGQEAHTQLRQEAERLETVLSSAKLGSWQWNIETGEAVYNQNWAEMIGYDLTELLPMTMDTWKEHCHPDDVLNVGKQLERHLKGETDFFECTIRMLHRNGKVVHVLTKGRVISHTQAGQPLLMFGIHQQIS
- a CDS encoding cold-shock protein; translated protein: MSTTTGTVKWFNEAKGFGFIEQESGPDVFAHFSQIKGDGFRTLNEGQRVEFTVTQGAKGPQAENITAL
- a CDS encoding SDR family oxidoreductase, encoding MNAGFGLKHRVVFITGANRGIGRVIAETLLDYGVEKVYLAVRDLSSVDDFEMRYADRVTPIFLDLNQPNSIYAAAANAQDVDVVINNAGILNKAAILDSAAIESLQNEFDINVFGLLRMAQAFAPLLKNNGGGAFVQLNSIASLRCVPAFATYAASKAAAYSLTQAIRHELGQQGTVVLSVHPGPVDTDMAKSIGVSDAEPPVLSHRPLLRR
- a CDS encoding mechanosensitive ion channel family protein, translating into MDIEHYQSLIEQFLSQLMHWLSSPKFYSQIGLIILALLIGLSVNRFLRNLSPLLRERPTEGPILQIRQGIFRLRELILPLMLVLSMSVAADISQAVIGQAWLVKLSLSLAVIFMLYTIITRFVEKQLFRKLALWFILPIAVLHVFGWLDEVVAYLETISLQIGNFKISAYGVARVLIFGSVLFWLGRLSNSAGQQIIRNQHDLDIGTREVFAKLFQVGLFFVVFLLLLQIMGINLTALAVFGGALGVGLGFGLQAIASNFISGIILLLDRSLSVGDFVEMEDGRCGTIRELNMRSTTLETYDGKDIMVPNEQFITTSFTNWTHKNTKQRYSLEFQVAYKTDLHQLFELVRETVGSHPQVMSGEDIPIEERPDAEIKGFADSGIDILVEFWMQGIDDGPNRVGADLLLMIWDILKQNDIEIPFPQREVKIINQ
- a CDS encoding MarR family winged helix-turn-helix transcriptional regulator, translated to MSNFDNLRLDNQLCFALYSATNSITRFYRSLLNEYDLTYPQYLVLVVLWEKDGVAIKDVMKQLKLDSGTLSPIIKRLQAAELVEKVRTDEDERVVRLFLTNKARQLEPHIAEVQNKVACKTNLSSTEFFDLLSTLNQLTNDLNQREETTEKMT